Proteins from one Hyperolius riggenbachi isolate aHypRig1 chromosome 2, aHypRig1.pri, whole genome shotgun sequence genomic window:
- the LOC137547473 gene encoding protein kinase C theta type-like codes for MVRKRAFLKKDPEVIFRESQALKTLKKGPFITQLYGTFQSEDYLYFAMEYLSGGDLCKLIDDADVPFDITTLRLFAAQMVIGLEYIHSKGIIHRDIKPENILLDGVGNIKIADFGLAAQNVFGNAMTKGCKGTLFYMAPEVFLEMDYNHTVDYFSMGIVLFIMASFRYPFLKDEEDRFNFDLRSSICCTSPDYTAEMDIMLKDFLKKLLCKSQIRREKLVKNLREEPLFIQIDWKDVESGEARPPFHVEPPQEKPRDTLTVFEITYSEAKRKPRLRAEQQQLFKSFSFASEGW; via the exons ATGGTCAGGAAAAGAGCATTCCTGAAGAAAGACCCCGAGGTCATCTTTAGGGAGAGTCAGGCCTTGAAGACCCTTAAGAAGGGTCCCTTCATCACCCAGCTCTATGGTACATTCCAGTCGGAGGATTACCTCTactttgccatggagtacctgagcgggggagacCTGTGTAAACTTATAGATGATGCTGATGTTCCCTTTGACATTACAACCCTAAG ACTATTTGCTGCACAGATGGtcatcggcctggagtacatccactccaagggtatAATCCACcgagacatcaagccggaaaacatccttctggacggagtcgggaataTAAAGATCGCTGACTTCGGTCTGGCAGCACAAAATGTCTTTGGAAATGCCATGACTAAAGGATGTAAGGGGACCTTGTtctatatggccccggaggtgttcctagagatggactacaACCACACAGTAGATTACTTCTCTATGGGAATCGTGCTCTTTATCATGGCGTCCTTCAGGTACCCATTCCTGAAGGATGAGGAGGATAGGTTTAATTTTGACCTCAGATCCTCCATTTGCTGCACATCTCCAGACTATACAGCGGAGATGGACATCATGCTGAAAGACTTCTTGAAGAAGCTACTGTGCAAGAGCCAGATAAGGCGTGAAAAACTGgtgaaaaacctgagggaagagccgCTCTTCATCCAGATAGACTGGAAGGACGTGGAGTCCGGAGAGGCACGGCCCCCATTCCATGTGGAACCACCACAGGAAAAACCGAGAGACACACTGACTGTGTTTGAGATCACCTATTCTGAGGCAAAGAGGAAGCCCAGATTGCGAGCTGAGCAGCAACAGCTCTTTAAGTCGTTCTCGTTTGCCAGTGAGGGGTGGTGA